One window from the genome of Acidobacteriota bacterium encodes:
- a CDS encoding HD-GYP domain-containing protein yields the protein MLESGRGAVRERLVASLAAALDEHDRATGGHLRRVAVQAVRVAERIGMGAAEIDRVYCAAVLHDLGKIGIPDWILGKRGPLDNEERRLMEEHPTIGARILRGFPELVDVADMVEQHQERWDGRTEGAFRGYPLGLAGEEISLGARIIAAVDAFDAMTSDRPYRCGLPIAEARAVLQRERGGQFDPRVVDVFFALQEEGAFSSSASKRTAGSPSPTPGR from the coding sequence ATGCTTGAGTCCGGCCGCGGAGCGGTGCGGGAACGCCTGGTGGCGTCCCTGGCTGCTGCGCTGGACGAGCATGACCGCGCCACCGGCGGGCACCTGCGCCGGGTTGCGGTTCAGGCGGTGCGCGTCGCCGAGCGCATCGGCATGGGTGCTGCCGAGATCGATCGGGTCTACTGTGCGGCGGTCCTCCACGATCTCGGCAAGATCGGCATTCCAGACTGGATTCTCGGCAAGCGGGGACCCCTCGACAACGAGGAACGACGGCTGATGGAAGAGCATCCCACCATCGGGGCGCGCATCCTGCGCGGTTTTCCGGAGCTGGTCGATGTCGCCGACATGGTGGAGCAGCATCAGGAACGTTGGGATGGCCGCACCGAGGGTGCATTCCGGGGATATCCCCTGGGATTGGCCGGCGAGGAGATTTCCCTGGGCGCTCGGATCATCGCCGCCGTCGATGCCTTCGACGCCATGACCTCCGATCGTCCCTACCGCTGTGGCTTACCGATCGCCGAAGCTCGTGCCGTTTTGCAGCGCGAGCGCGGCGGGCAGTTCGATCCGCGGGTGGTCGACGTCTTCTTCGCCCTTCAGGAGGAAGGTGCCTTCAGCTCCAGCGCCTCGAAGCGCACCGCCGGCTCGCCCTCGCCGACGCCGGGCCGATAG